A single region of the Chryseobacterium sp. 6424 genome encodes:
- a CDS encoding TonB-dependent receptor plug domain-containing protein, giving the protein MLPKNVTQNAINFDDFTSDLDLIQYGLYLQSARKFANDRLQVSAGLRLDASNYSDNTENPLEQFSPRLSLSYRFTDRFAFNFNTGIYYQLPTYTALGFIENDLLINKNTLKYIRNTHIVGGFEYNGENNLRLTVEGYYKKYKNYPFSLRNQISLANVGGDFGVVGSEPLDSRGFGETYGVELLAQKRTVNNLYGIIAYTFGYSKFSESNGNLLPSSWDSRHILTLTGGKYFNRNWNIGARFRLQSGLPETPYDLQRSALVNIWNIANGPVSDFSRLNSARGNVAHQLDLRAEKNGCSANGSLPRMWMW; this is encoded by the coding sequence TTGTTACCCAAAAATGTAACGCAGAATGCCATAAACTTTGATGATTTTACTTCGGATCTGGATTTGATTCAGTATGGTCTTTACCTTCAGTCTGCGCGTAAGTTTGCGAACGACCGTTTGCAGGTTTCAGCCGGTTTGCGTTTAGATGCCAGCAATTATTCCGATAATACAGAAAATCCGCTGGAGCAGTTTTCGCCTCGTCTTTCACTGAGCTATAGATTTACCGATCGGTTCGCGTTTAATTTCAACACCGGTATTTATTATCAACTGCCCACTTACACTGCTTTAGGTTTTATTGAAAATGATCTCCTGATCAATAAAAACACACTGAAATACATCAGAAATACCCATATCGTTGGTGGATTTGAATATAACGGTGAAAATAACCTGCGTTTGACCGTTGAAGGATACTACAAGAAATATAAGAACTACCCGTTTTCTCTCAGAAATCAAATTTCACTTGCTAACGTTGGTGGCGATTTTGGCGTAGTGGGCAGCGAACCTTTGGATTCACGTGGTTTTGGCGAAACCTATGGCGTAGAGTTGCTTGCCCAGAAGCGTACGGTAAACAATCTGTACGGTATCATAGCTTATACTTTCGGTTATTCTAAATTTTCTGAATCGAATGGAAATCTTCTGCCATCAAGCTGGGATTCGCGACATATCCTTACTTTAACCGGCGGTAAATATTTCAACAGAAACTGGAATATCGGGGCACGCTTCCGTTTGCAGTCTGGTCTGCCCGAAACGCCGTATGACTTGCAACGCAGCGCTTTGGTAAACATCTGGAACATAGCCAATGGGCCGGTGTCAGATTTTAGCAGGCTCAACAGCGCCCGGGGGAATGTAGCGCACCAATTGGATTTGCGAGCTGAAAAAAATGGGTGTTCAGCAAATGGCAGCTTACCGCGTATGTGGATGTGGTGA
- a CDS encoding fasciclin domain-containing protein, protein MKNLLKLFAVALMFGFVMISCEESRDEMPSSGSIYELASRDTDLSNLKAAIDKAGLATTLQSSGTFTVFAPSNAAFATFLKDNGFANLEAVPVATLREILLNHVPSFKVIAADVTTGYVSMLAKGSASSSRNISMYINTSSGVRINGVSTVTATNISADNGVIHKVDKVIGLPTVVTQKCNAECHKL, encoded by the coding sequence ATGAAAAATCTTTTGAAACTGTTTGCCGTAGCGTTAATGTTCGGCTTTGTGATGATTTCCTGTGAAGAATCTCGGGATGAAATGCCGAGTTCCGGCAGTATTTATGAACTTGCTTCCCGGGATACGGACCTGTCGAATTTAAAAGCGGCTATAGATAAAGCGGGTTTGGCTACTACACTACAAAGCAGTGGTACTTTTACTGTTTTCGCGCCTTCTAATGCGGCTTTTGCTACCTTCTTGAAAGATAACGGATTCGCCAATCTTGAGGCTGTACCGGTAGCAACACTCAGAGAAATTCTGCTAAATCATGTACCGTCTTTCAAAGTGATAGCGGCAGATGTAACGACTGGATATGTTTCTATGCTTGCCAAAGGTTCGGCTTCGTCTTCCAGAAATATCAGCATGTACATCAATACCTCTTCCGGAGTGAGAATTAACGGTGTTTCTACTGTAACGGCTACCAACATTAGTGCTGACAATGGGGTAATACACAAAGTTGATAAAGTGATTGGTTTGCCGACTGTTGTTACCCAAAAATGTAACGCAGAATGCCATAAACTTTGA